The following are encoded in a window of Lichenicola cladoniae genomic DNA:
- the cobN gene encoding cobaltochelatase subunit CobN — MHLLVREIRTLDEQDQADDLGHAPADIVCLSFSDSDLATLAAGWDAMPDGRPTLRLANLARLRHPMSVDLYAEQTIERSRCVLVRLLGGLDYWRYGAEELAATCRRHRIPLALIAGDARDDPRLAELSTVPAPVLARLDGFLRQGGPHNVAGALRLLAHVAGREPDDGMLPVPVPVAGVHRAASLDGRPVATILFYRSHLMAGDLAPFEALAEALEIRGLATELLYAASLKEPEAAEFVERRLRLTRPRVVLNATFFSSRRDAAGSPLDAAGVPVLQLVQAVGSEVAWQSSRRGLSQTDLAMQVVLPELDGRLLATTVSFKAEQASAGLEDFAQVINVPHAEGISLAADRAAGWARLGVTSAADRRVAIVLSDYPAVGGQIAHAVGLDSFASLSAILRILKGAGYTTGGSTDAAELTRRLCHDPATPYLSLAEYAVLFATLPAAVRAATVDAWGPAGSDLSVGDGHFTLRHARLGHMILAVQPDRGAALDRKAGYHDPDTPARHGYLAFHLWLRTRIGVHALVHLGTHGTLEWLPGKATALSAECLPSALLRGIPVVYPFIVNNPGEAAAAKRRLGAVTIGHLTPPIVGAGTHGAALELERLIDDFAASDGLDRRRGEILRGEILDRAESTGLLAESGVRRGDADDADALARLDAYLCDVKDLQIRDGLHVFGQAPRGHRTLLEGMMRALPDADPAALSVALDASGPAEAQALLAALDGRFVEPGPAGAPTRGRADVVPTGRNLFTVDPRAIPTRAAVLLAEKASAALLERHRQDQGDWLRRAVIDLWGSTSLRTGGEDLALALLLMGVRPIWDSGSGRVAGIEIVPLAVLDRPRVDVTLRISGFFRDAFPGQIALFDQAVATLAARDEDADWNPLAAEHGTEMPSRIFGPAPGTYGTGVEDRLARGAWTDRDELGRAYLDGSSYAYGGGRDGTADATGFARGVAGADALLHVQDHAETDLLDNLDVAAHEGGFAAAAASLGAAPALYHADTARPDAPRIRSVAEEVARVVRGRAANPLWIEGMMRHGYQGAAEMARALDALHGYAATLPVRFDQQFELVFEATLGNEMVEQFMRETNPAARASMAARFDEARRRGFWQPRRNDVGLVLEPDAS, encoded by the coding sequence ATGCACCTGCTGGTCCGCGAGATACGGACGCTCGACGAGCAGGACCAGGCGGACGATCTCGGGCACGCGCCGGCCGACATCGTCTGCCTGTCCTTCTCCGACAGCGATCTCGCGACGCTGGCTGCCGGCTGGGATGCGATGCCGGACGGGCGGCCGACGCTGCGGCTGGCCAACCTCGCGCGGCTGCGCCATCCGATGTCGGTCGACCTGTATGCCGAGCAGACCATCGAGCGGTCCCGCTGCGTGCTGGTGCGGCTGCTGGGCGGGCTGGATTACTGGCGCTACGGCGCCGAGGAACTGGCGGCCACCTGTCGTCGGCACCGGATCCCGCTGGCGTTGATCGCGGGCGATGCACGGGACGATCCAAGGCTGGCCGAGCTATCCACGGTGCCGGCGCCGGTGCTGGCCCGGCTCGACGGCTTTCTCCGGCAGGGCGGGCCGCACAATGTCGCCGGTGCGCTGCGGCTGCTGGCGCACGTGGCCGGGCGCGAACCGGATGACGGGATGCTGCCGGTGCCGGTACCGGTCGCCGGAGTGCATCGCGCGGCATCGCTCGACGGACGGCCGGTCGCGACGATCCTGTTCTATCGCTCGCACCTGATGGCCGGCGACCTGGCGCCGTTCGAGGCGCTCGCGGAGGCGCTCGAAATACGTGGCCTGGCGACCGAGTTGCTCTATGCAGCGTCGCTGAAGGAGCCGGAAGCGGCTGAGTTCGTCGAGCGGCGGCTGCGTCTGACACGACCCCGCGTGGTGCTGAACGCGACCTTCTTCTCGTCGCGGCGGGATGCGGCCGGTTCGCCGCTGGATGCGGCCGGCGTGCCGGTGCTGCAACTGGTGCAGGCCGTGGGCAGCGAAGTAGCCTGGCAGTCGAGCCGGCGCGGCCTGTCGCAGACCGACCTGGCGATGCAGGTGGTGCTGCCCGAGCTGGATGGACGGCTGCTGGCGACGACGGTCTCGTTCAAGGCGGAACAGGCCAGCGCCGGCCTCGAGGATTTCGCCCAGGTCATCAACGTGCCGCATGCCGAGGGGATCTCGCTCGCGGCGGATCGTGCGGCCGGCTGGGCGCGGCTCGGCGTGACGTCCGCGGCGGATCGCCGGGTGGCGATCGTGCTGTCCGACTATCCGGCAGTCGGCGGGCAGATCGCGCATGCGGTCGGGCTGGACAGCTTCGCCAGCCTGTCGGCAATCCTGCGGATTCTGAAGGGGGCCGGCTATACGACCGGCGGCTCAACCGACGCCGCGGAACTCACCCGGCGGCTCTGCCACGATCCGGCGACGCCGTATCTGTCACTGGCCGAATACGCAGTCCTGTTCGCGACACTTCCGGCGGCCGTGCGGGCGGCGACGGTCGACGCGTGGGGACCGGCCGGTTCCGACCTGTCGGTCGGAGACGGCCACTTCACCCTGCGCCATGCCCGTCTCGGCCACATGATCCTGGCGGTGCAGCCGGATCGCGGCGCTGCATTGGATCGCAAGGCCGGCTACCACGATCCCGACACCCCTGCCCGGCACGGCTATCTTGCCTTCCACCTGTGGCTGCGGACCCGGATCGGGGTCCACGCGCTCGTGCATCTCGGCACTCACGGCACCTTGGAATGGCTGCCGGGCAAGGCGACCGCGCTCTCGGCGGAATGCCTGCCCTCGGCGCTGCTGCGCGGCATACCGGTGGTGTATCCGTTCATCGTGAATAATCCCGGCGAGGCGGCGGCAGCGAAGCGGCGTCTGGGAGCGGTCACCATCGGCCATCTGACGCCGCCGATCGTAGGCGCCGGCACGCATGGCGCCGCGCTGGAACTCGAACGGCTGATCGACGACTTCGCCGCCTCGGACGGGCTCGATCGCCGTCGCGGCGAGATCCTGCGGGGCGAAATCCTGGATCGCGCGGAGAGCACCGGCCTGCTGGCGGAAAGCGGCGTGCGTCGCGGCGATGCCGACGATGCGGACGCGCTGGCCCGGCTGGACGCGTATTTGTGCGACGTGAAGGATCTGCAGATCCGCGATGGCCTGCATGTATTCGGCCAGGCGCCGCGCGGCCATCGGACATTGCTCGAGGGCATGATGCGGGCGTTGCCGGATGCCGACCCTGCCGCGCTCTCGGTAGCGCTCGACGCCAGCGGGCCGGCCGAGGCGCAGGCGCTGCTGGCCGCGCTGGACGGGCGGTTCGTCGAGCCAGGGCCGGCGGGAGCACCAACGCGTGGCCGCGCTGACGTGGTGCCGACCGGACGCAACCTGTTCACCGTGGATCCGCGCGCGATCCCGACGCGGGCCGCCGTCCTGCTGGCGGAGAAGGCCTCGGCGGCGCTGCTCGAGCGTCACCGGCAGGACCAGGGCGACTGGCTGCGCCGGGCGGTGATCGACCTGTGGGGCTCGACCAGCCTGCGCACCGGTGGCGAGGATCTGGCGCTGGCACTGCTGCTGATGGGAGTGCGGCCGATCTGGGATAGCGGGTCCGGCCGGGTCGCGGGGATTGAGATCGTGCCGCTGGCCGTGCTCGACCGGCCGCGGGTGGATGTGACGTTGCGCATTTCCGGGTTCTTCCGCGACGCATTCCCAGGCCAGATCGCGCTGTTCGACCAGGCGGTGGCCACTCTCGCTGCGCGGGACGAGGATGCTGATTGGAACCCGCTCGCGGCGGAACACGGCACCGAGATGCCTTCGCGGATCTTCGGCCCGGCACCGGGCACGTACGGCACCGGTGTCGAGGACCGGCTGGCGCGTGGCGCTTGGACCGATCGCGACGAGCTCGGACGCGCGTATCTCGATGGCTCTTCCTACGCATATGGAGGCGGCCGTGACGGCACCGCCGATGCGACCGGGTTTGCTCGTGGCGTGGCCGGCGCCGACGCGCTGCTGCATGTGCAGGACCATGCCGAGACCGATCTCCTGGATAATCTCGACGTCGCGGCGCACGAGGGTGGGTTCGCCGCCGCCGCCGCCTCGCTGGGTGCCGCACCGGCGCTATATCACGCGGACACCGCGCGGCCGGATGCTCCCCGCATCAGGAGCGTCGCCGAGGAAGTGGCGCGGGTGGTGCGTGGACGCGCCGCCAACCCGCTGTGGATCGAGGGCATGATGCGGCACGGCTACCAGGGCGCCGCCGAGATGGCCCGCGCGCTCGACGCGCTGCATGGCTATGCCGCGACGCTGCCGGTGCGGTTCGACCAGCAGTTCGAGCTGGTGTTCGAGGCGACGCTCGGCAACGAGATGGTCGAGCAGTTCATGCGCGAGACCAATCCAGCGGCACGCGCTTCGATGGCGGCCCGCTTCGACGAGGCACGCCGACGCGGGTTCTGGCAGCCGCGGCGCAACGATGTCGGGCTAGTGCTGGAGCCGGACGCATCATGA
- the cobW gene encoding cobalamin biosynthesis protein CobW, with product MSVTSPVTNLGKIPATIITGFLGAGKTTLLRHVLEHAGGRRIAVIVNEFGALGIDGDTLRACGITGCDDEDIVELANGCLCCTVADDFVPTMEALISRPNPPEHIVIETSGLALPKPLLKAFNWPSVRARLTVDGVIAVVDAPAVHAGRFADDPEDVARQRAADPSLDHDNPLAEVYEDQLMSADLVVLNKTDLLTTAEVDALAVQIAGIIPRAVKLVRTTEGRLDPAVLLGLGSAAEDDLAARPSHHDAMDGEHEHDDFDSFVVPIGAQASAEALVARLAAVTEAHDVLRMKGFAVVEGKSMRLAVQGVGTRFRQQFDRAWKPGEPRAGSIVVIGRQGLDRTAIAAAINDATGAV from the coding sequence ATGAGCGTCACCAGTCCCGTCACCAATTTGGGCAAGATCCCGGCCACCATCATCACCGGCTTCCTCGGGGCCGGAAAGACCACGCTGCTGCGGCATGTGCTGGAGCATGCGGGCGGACGCCGGATCGCGGTGATCGTCAACGAGTTCGGAGCGCTCGGCATCGATGGCGACACGCTGCGGGCATGCGGCATCACCGGCTGCGACGACGAGGATATCGTCGAGCTGGCCAATGGCTGCCTGTGCTGCACCGTCGCCGACGATTTCGTGCCAACCATGGAGGCGCTGATCTCGCGCCCGAATCCGCCCGAGCACATCGTCATCGAGACCTCCGGGCTGGCGCTGCCGAAGCCGCTGCTGAAAGCGTTCAACTGGCCGAGCGTTCGCGCCCGGCTGACCGTCGACGGGGTGATCGCGGTGGTGGACGCCCCCGCCGTGCATGCCGGCCGATTCGCCGACGACCCGGAGGATGTCGCCCGCCAGCGTGCGGCGGATCCGTCGCTCGATCACGATAATCCGCTGGCCGAAGTCTACGAGGACCAGCTGATGTCCGCGGACCTGGTGGTGCTGAACAAGACCGACCTGCTGACCACGGCGGAGGTCGATGCGCTCGCAGTGCAGATCGCCGGAATCATCCCGCGTGCGGTGAAGCTGGTGCGCACCACCGAGGGCAGGCTCGATCCGGCGGTGCTGCTCGGCCTGGGCTCGGCGGCAGAGGATGATCTGGCGGCCCGGCCCTCGCATCACGACGCGATGGACGGAGAGCACGAGCACGACGATTTCGACAGCTTCGTGGTGCCGATCGGGGCGCAGGCCAGTGCCGAAGCGCTGGTGGCAAGGCTGGCCGCCGTCACCGAGGCGCACGACGTGCTGCGCATGAAAGGGTTCGCCGTCGTCGAGGGCAAGTCGATGCGGCTTGCGGTACAGGGCGTCGGCACCCGGTTCCGGCAGCAGTTCGACCGAGCCTGGAAGCCGGGCGAGCCCCGTGCCGGCAGCATCGTGGTGATCGGCCGCCAGGGTCTCGACCGCACCGCGATCGCGGCCGCGATCAACGACGCGACCGGCGCGGTCTAG
- a CDS encoding DUF1636 family protein — protein sequence MSEPTPVLHVCTTCRAGSVKLDGIPVPGHVLHDRLANLLSEAPDAPIRLLPVECLAVCNDGCAASIAMPGKWSYLLGRLAPDMAEDLLVFARSYGVSKTGTVMPSKRPASLAAMILGRVPGPAPAPAEGMPR from the coding sequence GTGTCCGAACCGACACCCGTGCTTCATGTCTGCACCACCTGCCGCGCCGGCAGCGTGAAGCTGGACGGCATTCCCGTGCCGGGCCACGTGCTGCACGACCGCCTGGCCAATCTGCTCTCCGAGGCTCCCGACGCTCCGATCCGCCTGTTGCCGGTGGAATGCCTTGCGGTCTGCAACGATGGCTGCGCGGCGTCGATCGCCATGCCGGGCAAGTGGTCGTATCTGCTCGGACGCCTTGCACCGGATATGGCCGAGGACCTGCTGGTGTTCGCACGCTCGTACGGCGTATCGAAAACCGGCACCGTCATGCCCTCGAAGCGGCCGGCCTCGCTTGCCGCCATGATCCTCGGCCGTGTCCCCGGCCCTGCTCCCGCGCCAGCCGAAGGAATGCCCCGATGA
- a CDS encoding DUF1810 domain-containing protein, producing MTDTVDFERFIEAQAPVLANVKAELSAGAKRSHWMWFIFPQLAGLGHSSMARHYALASLAEARAYLAHPVLGRRLVECTGLVNAVKGRSINRIMGSPDDIKFRSSMTLFAAADPAMPAFSTALDLYFEGAADPLTTRMLSQAG from the coding sequence ATGACCGATACCGTCGATTTCGAGCGCTTCATCGAGGCCCAGGCTCCGGTGCTTGCCAACGTCAAGGCGGAGCTTTCCGCCGGCGCCAAGCGGTCGCACTGGATGTGGTTCATTTTCCCGCAGCTTGCCGGGCTCGGCCATAGCTCGATGGCCAGGCACTATGCGTTGGCCTCGCTGGCGGAGGCGCGGGCTTATCTCGCCCATCCGGTGCTCGGACGACGGCTGGTCGAGTGCACCGGGCTGGTGAACGCCGTGAAAGGCCGCTCGATCAACCGGATCATGGGCAGCCCGGACGACATCAAGTTCCGGTCCTCGATGACCCTGTTCGCCGCCGCCGACCCCGCCATGCCGGCTTTCAGCACCGCGCTTGACCTGTATTTCGAGGGTGCGGCGGACCCGCTGACGACGCGCATGTTGTCGCAAGCGGGATAG
- a CDS encoding pyridoxamine 5'-phosphate oxidase family protein — protein MDQDQITKLWEMMKSTKFAMLTTEDGDNLRARPMAASQSSFDGTLWFFTSAKSHKVDEVQSDHRVGVTYADPKLQNYVSLSGSGTLVQDKATIDQHWSELLTTWFPNGKDDPDVALLRIEVTQAEYWDAPNSKMVHAYGYVKAKLTGTPPAGGENEKVKLA, from the coding sequence ATGGACCAGGACCAGATCACCAAGCTGTGGGAGATGATGAAGTCCACCAAGTTCGCCATGCTGACCACCGAGGACGGCGACAATCTGCGGGCGCGGCCGATGGCGGCCAGCCAGAGCTCGTTCGACGGCACGCTGTGGTTCTTCACCAGCGCCAAGTCGCACAAGGTGGACGAGGTTCAGTCCGACCATCGCGTCGGCGTCACCTATGCCGACCCCAAGCTGCAGAACTACGTCTCGCTGTCGGGCAGTGGAACGCTGGTACAGGACAAGGCGACGATCGACCAACACTGGTCGGAGCTGCTCACAACCTGGTTTCCGAACGGCAAGGACGACCCGGATGTCGCACTGCTGCGTATCGAGGTCACCCAGGCGGAATACTGGGACGCACCGAACTCCAAGATGGTGCATGCCTACGGTTATGTGAAAGCCAAGCTCACCGGCACGCCGCCCGCCGGCGGCGAGAACGAGAAGGTGAAACTGGCCTGA
- a CDS encoding peptidylprolyl isomerase, with amino-acid sequence MRLHTVLTSLAATLLLGAAAPLPMPAILSPQQIVDTAPPGAWQPVSPEDVLVMELATGQRIVIQLAPDFAPVHVANIRALARAHWWDGAGIVRVQDNYVVQWARMPEGQALPKGIDQHPPAEYDRPSAGLALRPLFYPDPYARQVGYANGWPVGSDGTRSWLTHCYGMVGVGRDMPPDTGTGEELYAVNGQAPRQLDRNIALVGRVVDGMPVLGALPRGTAALGFYAGPKQWVPIRTVQVAADMTPASRPNVETMQATSPAFAKYLDARANRRDPFFIRPASGVDLCNAPVPTRLAP; translated from the coding sequence ATGCGCCTGCACACCGTCCTGACCAGCCTCGCCGCAACCTTGCTGCTGGGCGCGGCCGCCCCCCTGCCAATGCCGGCCATCCTGTCTCCGCAACAGATCGTGGACACGGCGCCGCCCGGTGCATGGCAGCCGGTGTCGCCGGAAGATGTGCTGGTGATGGAGCTCGCGACCGGCCAGCGCATCGTGATCCAGCTCGCGCCGGACTTCGCTCCGGTCCATGTCGCCAACATCCGCGCCCTGGCGCGGGCGCACTGGTGGGACGGCGCCGGCATCGTGCGGGTGCAGGACAACTACGTGGTCCAGTGGGCGCGCATGCCGGAAGGCCAGGCGCTGCCGAAGGGCATCGATCAGCATCCGCCGGCCGAATACGACCGCCCGTCCGCAGGCCTCGCACTCCGGCCTCTGTTCTATCCTGACCCCTACGCCCGGCAGGTCGGCTACGCGAACGGCTGGCCGGTCGGGAGCGACGGCACAAGAAGCTGGCTGACCCACTGCTACGGCATGGTGGGTGTCGGCCGCGACATGCCGCCCGATACCGGCACCGGGGAGGAACTCTACGCGGTGAACGGCCAGGCCCCGCGACAGCTCGACCGCAACATCGCGCTGGTCGGACGTGTCGTCGACGGCATGCCGGTCCTGGGAGCCTTGCCACGGGGAACCGCGGCGCTGGGTTTCTATGCCGGCCCGAAGCAGTGGGTACCGATCCGGACCGTGCAGGTTGCAGCCGACATGACACCGGCATCGCGCCCGAATGTCGAGACGATGCAGGCAACAAGTCCGGCGTTTGCAAAATATCTAGATGCCCGGGCCAACCGTCGCGACCCGTTCTTTATCAGGCCGGCCAGTGGTGTCGATCTGTGCAATGCGCCGGTACCGACGCGATTGGCGCCCTGA
- a CDS encoding amidohydrolase family protein produces the protein MDISSNQESRTVLPVGASRVKLIGIEEHYLTADVRDAWDAIGLAATDPSVTLHSGEIERRLLDLAGERVALMDEAGLDVQVLSLTTPALHDLGPESIELARRANDAVAMAIARWPDRFQALATLPVSRPDEAAQELERCVRTLGFKGAMLSGRVGDRNLDHPDFFPIFERAEALKVPVLLHPRTPAMAVRDAYYSGFTPKVDAVFAMFGLGWHYDAGIQFLRLVLAGTFDRLPGLQVILGHWGEVVLFYAERLKAMDRVSELEQPITTYLRRNLYVTASGMFLPGYLAQAAAIVGTDRLLFSTDFPYQYRPGGDARRFLADCGLNEADTSAFAHGNWLRLTQAGNAVV, from the coding sequence ATGGACATTTCCTCAAATCAGGAAAGCAGGACGGTCCTGCCTGTCGGCGCATCACGCGTGAAGCTGATCGGCATCGAAGAACATTACTTGACCGCGGATGTGCGCGACGCCTGGGACGCGATCGGGTTGGCCGCGACCGACCCCAGCGTCACGCTGCATTCGGGCGAGATCGAGCGGCGCCTGCTCGATCTTGCCGGCGAGCGGGTCGCCCTGATGGACGAGGCCGGTCTCGACGTTCAGGTTCTGTCGCTGACCACGCCTGCGTTGCACGATCTTGGGCCGGAGAGCATCGAACTGGCCCGGCGTGCCAATGATGCGGTAGCCATGGCCATCGCTCGATGGCCCGACCGTTTCCAGGCCTTGGCCACGCTACCGGTGTCGAGGCCGGATGAGGCGGCGCAGGAGCTGGAACGCTGCGTCCGAACGCTCGGGTTCAAGGGCGCCATGCTGTCCGGCCGGGTCGGTGATCGCAACCTCGATCATCCGGACTTCTTCCCGATTTTCGAGAGGGCTGAGGCACTCAAGGTTCCGGTTCTGCTCCACCCCCGCACGCCCGCCATGGCGGTGCGCGATGCATATTACTCTGGCTTCACGCCGAAGGTCGACGCCGTGTTCGCGATGTTTGGCCTGGGCTGGCATTACGATGCGGGCATCCAGTTTCTTCGCCTCGTGCTTGCCGGCACGTTCGACCGCCTGCCCGGCCTCCAGGTGATCCTCGGTCATTGGGGAGAGGTCGTGCTGTTCTATGCGGAACGCCTCAAGGCCATGGACCGCGTGTCGGAGCTGGAGCAGCCGATCACGACCTACCTGCGCCGCAACCTGTACGTCACGGCCAGCGGCATGTTCCTGCCCGGCTACCTGGCGCAGGCGGCCGCCATTGTCGGGACCGACCGGCTGCTCTTTTCTACCGACTTTCCCTACCAGTATCGCCCCGGCGGGGACGCGCGACGATTCTTGGCAGATTGCGGATTGAACGAGGCCGACACGTCAGCGTTCGCTCATGGAAACTGGCTTCGGCTGACACAGGCTGGAAACGCTGTGGTCTGA
- a CDS encoding LysR family transcriptional regulator, whose product MDTVDLNLLAALDVLLAEGSVTTAARRLGLSVSAASRTLARLRSATGDPLLVQAGRSLVRTPHAEQLAGRVHALTQEVRALLTPATDLMDPALLERTFTIRANEGFVTLFAARLVASIIDAAPNVRLRFAPKSDKEAAPLRDGRIDLEIGTAGASAPEIRSQLILRDCFIGAARLGHPLLAEPMSPQRYAACRHVVTSRRGASKGPVDDALHELGLQRRIVVIVPSFLDAMNIARCSDLIALVPRSCIRDGGVAARGLDGFDLPVATPELAISVMWHPRLDADPAHRWLRKTLVATCRSAA is encoded by the coding sequence ATGGATACGGTCGATCTCAACCTGCTCGCGGCACTCGACGTGCTGCTGGCCGAGGGCAGCGTCACGACTGCCGCCAGACGCCTCGGGCTCAGCGTCTCCGCGGCGAGCCGGACATTGGCGCGGCTTCGATCCGCAACCGGTGACCCGTTGCTGGTGCAGGCCGGACGCTCGCTCGTGCGGACGCCCCATGCCGAGCAACTGGCCGGCCGCGTCCACGCGCTTACCCAGGAGGTGCGAGCGCTCCTGACGCCGGCCACGGACCTTATGGACCCGGCCCTGCTGGAAAGAACATTCACGATCCGCGCCAACGAAGGGTTCGTGACGTTGTTCGCGGCCCGGCTGGTCGCTTCGATCATCGACGCAGCGCCCAATGTCCGCCTTCGCTTCGCTCCCAAGTCCGACAAGGAGGCAGCCCCGTTGCGGGATGGCCGGATCGACCTGGAGATCGGTACGGCCGGCGCCTCGGCTCCCGAGATCCGAAGCCAGCTCATCTTACGCGACTGCTTCATCGGTGCGGCCCGCCTGGGTCATCCCCTGCTTGCAGAGCCGATGTCGCCGCAACGCTATGCGGCTTGCAGGCACGTCGTCACGTCGCGTCGAGGCGCGTCGAAGGGGCCGGTGGACGATGCCCTTCACGAACTCGGCTTGCAGCGCCGGATCGTTGTCATCGTGCCGAGTTTTCTCGATGCGATGAACATCGCACGGTGCTCGGACCTGATCGCCCTCGTGCCGCGCTCCTGCATTCGCGATGGCGGCGTGGCGGCGCGAGGCCTCGACGGGTTCGACCTGCCTGTCGCGACCCCGGAACTCGCGATCAGCGTGATGTGGCACCCGCGTCTCGACGCCGACCCGGCTCACCGCTGGCTGCGAAAGACGCTCGTGGCCACCTGCCGGTCCGCAGCCTAG
- the cobU gene encoding bifunctional adenosylcobinamide kinase/adenosylcobinamide-phosphate guanylyltransferase yields the protein MLTLVLGGARSGKSRHAEELLAGMPAPWIYLATGQAWDEEMRARVAEHRARRTEGWQTIEVPVTLADELDEAGDRPVLVDCLTLWLTNLLLGDHDVEQAVSRLMAALGRRQVATVLVGSEVGMGIVPENALARRFRDEAGLLHQRIATIADRVVLVVAGLPLVVKG from the coding sequence TTGTTGACCCTTGTTCTGGGCGGAGCCCGATCGGGCAAGAGCCGCCATGCGGAGGAACTGCTCGCGGGAATGCCCGCACCGTGGATCTACCTTGCCACCGGACAGGCCTGGGATGAGGAGATGCGCGCCCGCGTGGCCGAGCATCGGGCCCGCCGGACGGAGGGCTGGCAGACGATCGAGGTCCCGGTTACCCTGGCCGATGAACTCGACGAGGCCGGCGATCGTCCGGTGCTGGTCGACTGCCTCACCCTCTGGCTCACCAACCTGCTTCTGGGCGATCATGACGTCGAACAGGCCGTGTCGCGGCTGATGGCGGCGCTCGGGCGACGGCAGGTGGCGACGGTACTGGTGGGGAGCGAGGTCGGAATGGGGATCGTGCCGGAGAACGCGTTGGCGCGGCGGTTCCGCGACGAGGCCGGCCTGCTGCACCAGCGGATCGCGACGATCGCGGACCGGGTGGTGTTGGTGGTCGCCGGCTTGCCGCTGGTGGTCAAGGGATGA
- the cobO gene encoding cob(I)yrinic acid a,c-diamide adenosyltransferase, translated as MSGTQEPADEEAGRHRMKMERRKAVQDEEVASKSIEKGLLIVHTGAGKGKSTAAFGLLLRMVGRGRKTAVVQFIKGAWSTGERTMLESFGPLVEWHTMGEGFTWETQDRARDVAACARAWEVTKTLLARDDIALVVLDELNIALRYEYLELSEVIAALHDRPPMQHVVVTGRNAKPALIEAADLVTEMTQVKHHFAAGVKAQEGIEF; from the coding sequence ATGAGCGGCACCCAGGAGCCTGCCGATGAGGAGGCAGGCCGTCACCGCATGAAGATGGAGCGGCGCAAGGCCGTGCAGGATGAGGAGGTCGCGTCCAAGTCGATCGAGAAGGGGCTGCTGATCGTCCATACCGGGGCGGGCAAGGGCAAGTCGACGGCCGCCTTCGGGCTGCTGCTCCGCATGGTCGGGCGTGGCCGCAAGACCGCCGTGGTGCAGTTCATCAAGGGCGCGTGGAGCACCGGCGAGCGCACCATGCTCGAGAGCTTCGGGCCGCTGGTCGAATGGCACACCATGGGCGAGGGCTTCACCTGGGAAACCCAGGACCGCGCCCGCGACGTCGCCGCCTGCGCCCGCGCCTGGGAGGTGACGAAGACCCTGCTGGCCCGCGACGATATCGCGCTGGTCGTGCTGGATGAGCTCAACATCGCGCTGCGCTACGAGTATCTCGAACTGTCCGAGGTGATCGCGGCACTTCATGACCGTCCGCCGATGCAGCACGTCGTCGTCACCGGCCGGAACGCCAAGCCGGCGCTGATCGAGGCCGCCGATCTGGTCACCGAGATGACGCAGGTGAAACACCACTTCGCGGCCGGCGTGAAAGCCCAGGAAGGCATCGAGTTCTAG
- a CDS encoding DUF3667 domain-containing protein yields the protein MQDVEVHCDRSRACLNCGAALCGAWCHQCGQQAGLQHRSLMHLGAELFETLTHADSRFWRTLTRLVWHPALLTGDYLQGRRAREIPPLRLFLVMLFLLFSIGSLTHTEFSITTIHDKAGAQINRTIDSIMIGDHPQVTQWLHLHLHQAFDHPDGVMTVIREWSERFTILMLPIASCILWLLYLVPRRVSLYDHTIVSIHSLCFASLVIMTLFLLRETPIPFSSLLLLVLPVHLFLHMRGVYRSSVFGTLIRMALLAVGSTVAVMVLLLGLAVVGLQLGAHA from the coding sequence ATGCAAGATGTCGAGGTTCACTGCGACAGAAGTAGGGCTTGCCTGAACTGTGGCGCCGCGCTGTGCGGGGCGTGGTGTCATCAGTGCGGGCAGCAAGCCGGGCTACAGCATCGCTCGTTGATGCATCTGGGCGCGGAACTGTTCGAAACGCTGACGCATGCGGATAGCCGTTTCTGGCGGACGCTGACGCGCCTGGTATGGCATCCGGCTCTTTTGACGGGGGACTATCTCCAGGGTCGCCGCGCCCGCGAGATCCCGCCGCTGCGGCTGTTCCTGGTCATGCTGTTTCTGTTGTTCAGCATAGGTTCGCTCACACACACCGAGTTCAGCATAACGACAATTCACGACAAGGCTGGCGCGCAGATCAACCGGACGATCGATAGCATAATGATCGGCGACCATCCGCAGGTGACGCAATGGCTTCACCTGCATCTGCATCAGGCGTTTGATCATCCGGACGGAGTCATGACGGTCATCCGTGAATGGTCTGAGCGCTTCACCATCCTGATGCTGCCGATCGCCAGCTGCATCCTGTGGCTGCTTTACCTGGTGCCACGGCGGGTCTCGCTCTACGACCACACGATCGTGTCGATCCACTCACTTTGTTTTGCAAGCCTGGTCATCATGACGCTGTTCCTGCTTCGTGAAACACCAATACCCTTTAGCTCGTTGCTGCTGCTTGTGCTGCCGGTGCATCTGTTCCTGCACATGCGCGGTGTCTATCGGTCAAGCGTGTTCGGCACGCTCATACGTATGGCGTTGCTGGCGGTGGGGTCGACGGTGGCGGTGATGGTGCTGCTGCTCGGGCTCGCGGTGGTCGGCCTGCAACTCGGTGCGCACGCATGA